In Bacillus thuringiensis, the DNA window TTTAAAAGAGGAACTTATTAATACTGTATTTCCTTGTATAAAAGTCGTACCAAAGCAGGAGGAAACAGTTGCGATAGGTAGTTCGAAAATGGGAGGAGTTCCTGATTTATCAGCTGCATTTGAATACCCAACGCACAAAGGAAATCCGTTACAGTTTATCGCTCAATTTAACTTAAATGATTTACAAAATGTTAGTATGAATCACAATCTTCCAAAGACAGGGATGTTATATTTCTTTAGCATTGAAAATTACTTTGAAGAAGATGTGAAACCAACTGAAGCGGGACGTGTACTTTATTATGATGTTTCTGTAGAGCAATTACAAAGAGCAGATGAATTCGAAACGAATTATAACCAGTGTGCAGCTACTTTTGAACTGACATATAAATTGCCAGAGCTTTTCATTGAAGATGAGGCTGATTCAGATCGATTCTTACAATTGCTTGAAGAACTAATCCCAGACAATTACGATAATCATCAAATGTTTGGAGAGCCATTCTCTGTACAAGATGAGGTATTGCACGAGACTGCACAATATATGGACATAAACCCGCAGCAAATGACGCTTTTATTCCAAATTGATTCAGATACTAAAAATTGTAATATGATGTGGGGAGATTTAGGAATGCTTTATTTCTGTATTGGAAATGAAGACTTAAAAAATCGACGTTTTGAAAATACATGTTGTGTATTACAAACTTGTTAATGAAGAAGGTTGTTCTTGTAAAAAGAACAACCTTTTTACAATGTTAAATATGCATAATCTCATATGACCTATACGAAAAAGTATTGTATACTCTGAAACTATACGATACTTTTTTCGTATAGTTATAGAATATAAGGAGTGACGAGATGGGAAAGACAAGTAAGTATGTGACAGCTACCCTGCTTTGTTCAACTATAGTAATGGGAGGCTTACATGCGTCAACGGTATCTTATGCAGCTACGAATCCGTCTGTAGCGACAACACAATCAGATGCAAAGCTGTTAAATAATTTCCGAAAAGAATTAAAAAAACAGGTTGATAATCGAGAAGAAAATATTACAATCACATATAAAACAAAAGATAGCAATGCTAGAAATGTTATGGACCAATTGTATGGCGAGTTTAATAAAATTGTAGATGCAGATGAGTATGTAAAATATAATGTAGCCTCTACTAAATATTCTATTAAAGGGTTACCAGGAAACTATACGTTTACATTGGAAGTGAAATACCGTGAATCAAAAGAGCAAACAAATTATGTGAAATCTCAGGTAAAAGCAATTATCGGTTCAATTGTAAAACCTGGAATGGATGAGCATGAGAAAGTAAAAGCTATTCATGATTACGTTGTAAAACATGTATCTTATGATACGTCTTATAAAGCGTATACAGCATATGAAGCATTAGCGAATCGTTCTGCCGTTTGCCAAGGATATACGTTATTAACATATGAATTGCTAAAAGAAGCGGGTATCCAAAACCATATTGTAACAGGTACAGGAAATGGACAAGCTCACGCATGGAATATAGTAAACATTGAAAACAAATGGTATCATCTTGATACGACATTCGATGATCCAGTACCAGATAAAGCTGGGCGCGTAACATATTCATATTATAATATATCTGACGAGCAATTAAGTAAAGATCACGACTGGGATCGTAGTAAATATCCGGCAGCAACTACAAGTTACTATGGTGAATTAACAAACAAAATAGAAGCGGGTAGTTCAAAAACTACTGCATACAAACAAATGTTGAAAGAAACAAATTTAAAATATTTGTCTGCACAATACGGGGCAGACAATTACAGTGAATTTAAGAAAAAATTACAGCAACAATTTGCTACTAAGCCAGAAAAGGTAGAAGTACGATATAAGCAGTCTATGGATGGAACAATGCAAGATATAAAGAAAGTGTTAAATGAAATAAATTGGCCAAAAGGTGCAAAACGTGTATCTTATGAAGTAGCACCTTATAGCGCGATGGCAGATTATTCATTAGCGACAATTACATTTACTTATTAATTAAGAAGAGCATCTTGGAAAGGTGCTCTTTTTCTTATGTATCGCTTTAAAAAACAGAATTGTGTGATAAAATATAAAAAGGAAGGATGTGGAATCTGAATGGATTTGTTCGAAAGTAATATTTTTACATTGATATATACTTGTTTAGTAATCGGACTTATCGTTTTGTTTTTCCTATCATTTACTTTGTTTGTTAGAAGGTTATTGCAAAACAGCGCTGCAAAAAAACAACATGTAATTAATATGAATAAGAAGCTAGACCGAATGATTGAATTGCTTGAAAAAGATAAGAAATAATGATTGAAGATGTATGAAAAGGGGAAGAGGATGGCTAATTATATAAAAGAATTACGTGAAAAAGTAGGGCACGACTGTGTTCTCATAAACTTTGCGGGTGGTTGTGTGTTGAATGAATATGGAGAAGTATTACTGCAAAAAAGAGGTGATTTTAATGCTTGGGGATTCCCTGGCGGTGCAATGGAAATCGGAGAATCTGCCGCTGAAACAGCGATTCGAGAAATAAAAGAAGAAACAGGCTATGATGTAGAAATAAATGAACTTATCGGGGTGTATACAAAATATTTTCAAGCGTATCCAAATGGAGACAAAGCCCAGTCCATTTTAATATTCTTTTCATGCTCGATTGCCGGAGGAGAGCAAAAAGTAGACGGTGATGAAACGTTGGATTTGAAGTTTTTCCCGTTAAGCAAAATGCCACCATTGTTTAATCAACAACATGAGGATTGTTTACAGGACTTACTAGAGAAAAGAGTAGGAATATATCGTTAACATAAAAAAGAAGCTAATGAGATTAGCTTCTTTTTTATGTAATTTATTTCCACCAATCATCAAACATAGACGCTGGTACTTGTCTTTTATGCTCGCTCACTGCGTAACGTTTTTCAATTTTTTCTGCAACGTCAGCTGGAACTGCTTTACCTTCTAAATAGTCATCTAGTTGATCATACGAAATACCTAACTCTGTTTCATCAGCTTGACCTGGTTTTTCATCTAATAAATCAGCTGTTGGCATTTTTAAGTAAAGTCGCTCGTCCGCACCTAATTCTTGTAATAGAGCGCGTCCTTGGCGTTTCGTCAATCCGGTTAATGGTAATAGGTCTGCACCACCATCTCCGAATTTTGTAAAGAATCCTGTTACAGCTTCTGCCGCGTGATCTGTTCCGATAACAAGTAGACCTTTTTGTCCACCAATTGCATATTGTGTAACCATTCGGATACGTGCTTTCACGTTACCTTTATTGAAATCTGTTAATGATTCACCTAATAAGTTTTCGTATTGGTTTGAGAAAGAGTCAACTGTTGAAGCGATATCAAATGCAACAGATTGATCAGCTTGAATAAATTGTAATGCTAATTGTGCATCATCTTCGTCTTTTTGCACTTTATAAGGAAGGCGCACGGCGATAAACGTTGCGTTACCACCTTCATTACGAATTTCCTCGACTGCAAGCTGAGCTAAACGTCCAGCTAATGTAGAGTCTTGTCCGCCACTAATGCCAAGTACAAATCCTTTTGCACCTGTTTTTTTTACATAATCTTTTAAGAAATCAACACGTTTACGGATTTCTGCTTTCGGATCAATTACAGGCTGAACATGTAATGCTTTCATAATCTGTTCTTGTAATGTCATTATGTTTCCTCCTATTCATATTAAAGCGGTAAATAAGTTTATATGTATATTGGTACATACTTCTATCCTTTATTATTTCGCAAAACTAACGAATATACAATAGGATGCGTGTATGAATATGAATGTAGTCATTATAATGAAACTGTTTCATATAAGCAATTTTTTTGAAACCTTTCAATAATGTAAGGTTTTTGTCATTTGAATCGATGGAAGGTATTTCCGTATTTTACTAATATAAAAACATAGTTAGTAGAAGGGCGGAGAAGTAATATGAACATTAGAGAACTCGCATACCGGAATGTAACACGAAATAGACGAACATACTCAGCATATTTTTTAAGTAGTGCATTTGCCATTATGGCCTTTTTTGTGTATTCATTTTTTGCGTTTCATCCGGCATTAAGTGCTGGAGAACTGGGGCAATACGTGTTCGTAAGTATGTCTTTTGCACAGTCCATTATTTACTTATTTACATTTTTCTTTATTTTATATTCGATGGGAATGTTTTTAAAAACGAGAAAGCGTGAATTAGGAATTTTAATGATGTTAGGTATGACGAAATATCAATTAAAGCGTCTTATCTTCTTTGAAAATATTATGATTGGGATAGGGGCAATTATTTTTGGGATTCTTGCAGGAATGTTCTTTTCTGGCATATTAATATTTGTAGCTCCGATGATATTAAAATTAGATATTTCCTTAGCTTATTACATACCAATGAAAGCCATTGTTGTAACAAGTATTATGTTTTTCGTGTTATTTATGATCATTTCATTGTTTAGTGCAGGAATGATTCGAAAAAATAAAATTATGAAATTGTTTAGAGGATCAGCAGAAGCGAAGCCAGAACCGAAAGCGTCTATTATTTCTTCTATATTAGCAGTCATATTACTTAGTGCGGGATATGCAGGGGCGCTGATGTCACACGGTGCAATGGTATTTGTCATGATGATTCCTGTTACAACGGTAGTCATTATTGGTACGTATTTGCTGTACAAGCAGTTGAGTGTCTTTATTATTAGACTATGTAAAAAAAGTAAACGTTTCTATTGGACACAGACAAATATTATTACGTTATCAGATTTAGCTTACCGTATGAGAGACAACGCCAGAATGTTCTTTATTGTAACCATTATTTCAACTGTGGCGTTTTCTGCAATAGGTACATTAGTTGGCTTTACATCAATGACAAAGGAGATTATGGAGAGACCAATTGCGTTTCACTACCAATCTAAGCA includes these proteins:
- a CDS encoding transglutaminase domain-containing protein, whose amino-acid sequence is MGKTSKYVTATLLCSTIVMGGLHASTVSYAATNPSVATTQSDAKLLNNFRKELKKQVDNREENITITYKTKDSNARNVMDQLYGEFNKIVDADEYVKYNVASTKYSIKGLPGNYTFTLEVKYRESKEQTNYVKSQVKAIIGSIVKPGMDEHEKVKAIHDYVVKHVSYDTSYKAYTAYEALANRSAVCQGYTLLTYELLKEAGIQNHIVTGTGNGQAHAWNIVNIENKWYHLDTTFDDPVPDKAGRVTYSYYNISDEQLSKDHDWDRSKYPAATTSYYGELTNKIEAGSSKTTAYKQMLKETNLKYLSAQYGADNYSEFKKKLQQQFATKPEKVEVRYKQSMDGTMQDIKKVLNEINWPKGAKRVSYEVAPYSAMADYSLATITFTY
- a CDS encoding NUDIX hydrolase, which gives rise to MANYIKELREKVGHDCVLINFAGGCVLNEYGEVLLQKRGDFNAWGFPGGAMEIGESAAETAIREIKEETGYDVEINELIGVYTKYFQAYPNGDKAQSILIFFSCSIAGGEQKVDGDETLDLKFFPLSKMPPLFNQQHEDCLQDLLEKRVGIYR
- a CDS encoding DUF4083 domain-containing protein; this encodes MDLFESNIFTLIYTCLVIGLIVLFFLSFTLFVRRLLQNSAAKKQHVINMNKKLDRMIELLEKDKK
- a CDS encoding ABC transporter permease, which codes for MNIRELAYRNVTRNRRTYSAYFLSSAFAIMAFFVYSFFAFHPALSAGELGQYVFVSMSFAQSIIYLFTFFFILYSMGMFLKTRKRELGILMMLGMTKYQLKRLIFFENIMIGIGAIIFGILAGMFFSGILIFVAPMILKLDISLAYYIPMKAIVVTSIMFFVLFMIISLFSAGMIRKNKIMKLFRGSAEAKPEPKASIISSILAVILLSAGYAGALMSHGAMVFVMMIPVTTVVIIGTYLLYKQLSVFIIRLCKKSKRFYWTQTNIITLSDLAYRMRDNARMFFIVTIISTVAFSAIGTLVGFTSMTKEIMERPIAFHYQSKQGNNIESQHMQMIDEGLKKYNITASKTKISTKKTEEQSLRSATFIKESDYKGYAKLTGEPFHAVSNKDALFLSVDIPGPPMKERNEITLPNMNEPLKVKKVNTSSLSKILRGNVYVISKNQYDALQDGFKEEKDYVYKTEGTKDEIEVGKELTNQMKPYEEHATFRAEEYEQNQSLQIAGPILFVGFFIGIVFFVCAGSFLYFRLFSDLEDDTRLFEMIRKVGLTSGELSKVVTIRLALLFFVPIGVATLHGAVALTALGQMFEYSLFKENAIVLSIFLGIQVVYFLLIRSRYLKQLKERLRMR
- the nadE gene encoding ammonia-dependent NAD(+) synthetase yields the protein MTLQEQIMKALHVQPVIDPKAEIRKRVDFLKDYVKKTGAKGFVLGISGGQDSTLAGRLAQLAVEEIRNEGGNATFIAVRLPYKVQKDEDDAQLALQFIQADQSVAFDIASTVDSFSNQYENLLGESLTDFNKGNVKARIRMVTQYAIGGQKGLLVIGTDHAAEAVTGFFTKFGDGGADLLPLTGLTKRQGRALLQELGADERLYLKMPTADLLDEKPGQADETELGISYDQLDDYLEGKAVPADVAEKIEKRYAVSEHKRQVPASMFDDWWK
- a CDS encoding YwqG family protein, which codes for MNNQIEVLIDKYGLTHLKEELINTVFPCIKVVPKQEETVAIGSSKMGGVPDLSAAFEYPTHKGNPLQFIAQFNLNDLQNVSMNHNLPKTGMLYFFSIENYFEEDVKPTEAGRVLYYDVSVEQLQRADEFETNYNQCAATFELTYKLPELFIEDEADSDRFLQLLEELIPDNYDNHQMFGEPFSVQDEVLHETAQYMDINPQQMTLLFQIDSDTKNCNMMWGDLGMLYFCIGNEDLKNRRFENTCCVLQTC